The proteins below are encoded in one region of Fibrella aestuarina BUZ 2:
- a CDS encoding MFS transporter, producing MNTPPLGRYRWTIVALLFFATTINYLDRQVIGLLKPTLEKEFSWTETDFSRIVQAFTLSYALGLLIFGRVIDKIGTKLGYIISVVVWSVAAMAHALAGGLLGFAVARSVLGLGESGNFPAAIRAVTEWFPKKERAFATGIFNSGANIGAVVTPVMVPWILGAYGWEEAFIATGAIGFIWLFFWWRYYEVPARHPRLTPEENAYIHSDVDEAAVAGQPSIGWGKLFGIRQTWAFVVGKFMTDPIWWFFLFWLPSYFSTTFNLDLKKPSLPLVVIYTATTIGSIGGGYLSGYFINRGWTPVRARRTAMFLFALAVLPIVLAQFATGMWQVVGLISLAAAAHQAWSANIYTTASDFFPKQAISSVIGIGGMAGSIGGFLFPFLIGYLLDTYKAAGDLNGGYNLLFTLCGCAYLIAWGLMYWLTRTGKPVVLPTNQPTTVA from the coding sequence ATGAACACACCTCCTCTTGGCCGATATCGGTGGACCATCGTTGCGCTGCTGTTTTTCGCCACCACCATCAACTACCTCGACCGACAAGTCATTGGCCTGTTGAAGCCCACGCTCGAAAAAGAGTTTAGCTGGACCGAAACCGACTTCAGCCGCATTGTGCAGGCGTTTACGCTGTCTTACGCGCTGGGGTTACTTATTTTCGGGCGGGTCATCGACAAAATCGGTACGAAACTAGGCTACATCATCTCGGTGGTTGTCTGGAGTGTGGCCGCCATGGCCCACGCACTGGCCGGTGGTCTGCTGGGTTTCGCCGTGGCGCGGTCGGTGCTGGGGCTGGGCGAATCGGGCAACTTCCCGGCAGCCATCCGGGCCGTCACCGAGTGGTTTCCCAAGAAAGAGCGGGCCTTTGCCACGGGTATTTTCAACTCCGGGGCCAACATCGGGGCGGTGGTTACGCCCGTGATGGTGCCCTGGATTCTGGGGGCGTATGGCTGGGAGGAAGCGTTCATCGCCACGGGGGCCATCGGCTTCATCTGGCTATTTTTCTGGTGGCGCTATTACGAAGTGCCCGCCCGGCACCCCCGCCTGACGCCCGAAGAAAACGCGTACATCCACAGCGATGTCGACGAAGCCGCCGTTGCCGGGCAGCCGTCGATTGGCTGGGGCAAGCTCTTTGGCATCCGGCAAACGTGGGCGTTCGTGGTGGGTAAATTCATGACCGACCCCATCTGGTGGTTTTTTCTCTTCTGGCTGCCCAGTTACTTCTCCACGACCTTCAACCTCGATCTGAAGAAACCCAGCCTGCCGCTGGTGGTCATCTACACGGCCACGACCATCGGCTCTATCGGCGGGGGTTATCTGTCGGGCTATTTCATCAACCGGGGCTGGACGCCGGTGCGGGCGCGGCGCACGGCCATGTTCCTGTTTGCGCTGGCGGTGCTGCCCATCGTGCTGGCTCAGTTTGCCACCGGCATGTGGCAGGTGGTGGGCCTTATCAGCCTCGCCGCCGCCGCCCACCAGGCCTGGAGCGCCAACATCTATACCACCGCGTCTGACTTTTTCCCGAAACAGGCCATCAGTTCGGTCATCGGTATTGGCGGCATGGCGGGGTCAATCGGCGGCTTCCTGTTCCCGTTCCTGATCGGCTACCTGCTCGATACCTACAAAGCGGCGGGTGACCTCAACGGCGGGTACAACCTCCTGTTTACCCTCTGCGGCTGCGCCTATCTGATCGCCTGGGGACTGATGTACTGGCTCACGCGCACGGGAAAACCCGTCGTATTGCCCACCAACCAACCGACGACCGTTGCCTGA
- the kduI gene encoding 5-dehydro-4-deoxy-D-glucuronate isomerase, which produces MTQFSKRHACSPDEMRGMTTQSLREHFLIETLFLPDACCWTLSFYDRYLTGGAMPTSQPLPLDNPADLRASYFLERRELGIINVGGAGQVIADGVTYPMAYKEALYLGRGTQSVVFQSDDAATPARFYLNSTPAHATYPNRLVTRADAEVVELGSPATANHRTINKLLVNSVLPTCQLQMGMTELKSGSVWNTMPAHTHDRRMEVYFYFEVPEGQAVCHFMGEPQETRPIWMQNQQAVISPYWSIHAGAGTSNYTFIWGMAGENLDYGDMDFCAITDLR; this is translated from the coding sequence ATGACACAGTTTAGTAAACGCCACGCCTGTTCGCCCGACGAGATGCGCGGCATGACGACCCAGTCACTTCGGGAGCATTTTCTGATCGAGACACTCTTCTTGCCCGACGCCTGCTGCTGGACGCTCTCCTTCTATGACCGTTACCTGACTGGCGGCGCCATGCCTACGAGTCAGCCCCTGCCGCTGGACAACCCGGCCGACCTGCGGGCGAGTTACTTCCTCGAACGGCGCGAGTTAGGGATCATCAACGTCGGCGGTGCCGGGCAGGTGATCGCCGACGGGGTAACGTACCCAATGGCCTACAAAGAAGCGCTCTACCTGGGCCGGGGCACGCAGTCGGTCGTCTTTCAGTCGGATGATGCCGCCACGCCCGCCCGGTTCTACCTGAACTCCACGCCCGCCCACGCCACGTACCCCAACCGACTGGTTACGCGGGCCGACGCCGAGGTAGTCGAGTTGGGTAGCCCGGCCACGGCCAACCACCGGACGATCAACAAACTGCTGGTCAACAGCGTGTTGCCAACCTGCCAGTTGCAGATGGGCATGACCGAACTGAAATCGGGCAGCGTCTGGAACACCATGCCCGCCCACACCCACGACCGACGGATGGAAGTGTATTTCTACTTCGAAGTGCCCGAGGGGCAGGCCGTCTGCCATTTTATGGGCGAACCGCAGGAAACGCGCCCCATCTGGATGCAGAACCAGCAGGCCGTGATTTCGCCTTACTGGTCGATCCACGCGGGGGCCGGTACGTCGAACTACACCTTCATCTGGGGCATGGCCGGCGAAAACCTCGACTACGGCGACATGGACTTCTGCGCCATCACGGATCTACGGTAA
- a CDS encoding SDR family oxidoreductase yields MQQAFSLAGKVALVTGCRRGIGKAMAEGLAEAGADIIGVSASLELSGSDVEQAVTALGRRFYAYQADFGNRDALRAFVEQVRADHPMIDILVNNAGTILRQPAAEHADAYWDEVIAINQTAPFILTRELGRDMIARGSGKIIFTASLLTFQGGINVPGYAASKGAVGSLVKAFANEWAGQGVNVNAIAPGYISTDNTEALRNDPTRSAAILGRIPAGRWGEPDDFKGPTVFLASDAARYVHGTILTVDGGWMGR; encoded by the coding sequence ATGCAACAAGCGTTTTCCTTAGCGGGTAAAGTGGCGCTGGTAACCGGGTGCCGCCGGGGTATTGGCAAAGCGATGGCCGAAGGGCTGGCTGAAGCCGGAGCCGATATCATCGGTGTGTCGGCGTCGCTTGAACTGTCGGGTTCCGACGTCGAGCAGGCCGTGACGGCGCTGGGTCGCCGGTTCTACGCCTATCAGGCCGATTTTGGCAACCGCGATGCCCTGCGGGCTTTCGTTGAGCAGGTACGTGCCGACCACCCGATGATCGACATTCTGGTCAATAACGCCGGTACGATTCTGCGGCAGCCCGCCGCCGAGCATGCCGACGCCTACTGGGATGAGGTCATCGCCATCAACCAGACCGCGCCGTTTATCCTGACCCGCGAACTGGGCCGCGACATGATTGCGCGGGGGTCGGGTAAGATTATTTTTACGGCCTCTCTGCTCACCTTTCAGGGCGGTATCAACGTACCTGGCTACGCCGCCAGCAAAGGCGCCGTGGGTAGCCTGGTGAAAGCCTTTGCCAACGAATGGGCCGGGCAGGGTGTCAACGTCAACGCGATTGCACCGGGCTACATTTCGACCGACAATACCGAAGCCCTCCGCAACGACCCGACCCGCAGCGCCGCCATTCTGGGGCGTATTCCCGCCGGGCGCTGGGGTGAGCCCGACGATTTCAAAGGACCCACCGTGTTTCTGGCCTCCGACGCCGCCCGGTACGTCCACGGCACCATCCTGACCGTCGATGGCGGGTGGATGGGGCGATGA
- a CDS encoding glycoside hydrolase family 88 protein: MRLLPFLLLLTTTLHAQQPPYSQRMADSFMRWHPDSIVVGNLKATRWDYEQGLMLLALQRVWERTADARYVNYIVHDLDLFVGAKGQIKTYRPDDYNLDNLTPGRVLLMLARQSLPGREKYQLAAQTLRQQLAVQPRTQAGGFWHKQRYPNQMWLDGLYMAEPFYAEYSQLYGETANFDDIGKQFALIEQHLVDPKTGLLYHGYDESRQQKWANPQTGQSPNIWGRAMGWYAMALVDVLDYVPASHPQHAKLVRYLQRLAPVLAKYQDPKSGVWYQIIDQGTRAGNYLEASASCMFVYALAKAARLGYIAPTFAQNARTGYTGILKTFVATEPDGTLSLNGTVSVGGLGGSPYRDGSYDYYLSEPIRKNDLKGVGPFILASLEVELLPSLRIGSGKTVGVDTYFNHELRANVLAANRPATNTTLPEREPYHYTWEDRMHSGFWWWGNLFRDRGAKTVSVNAPTAQSLAGIDVYIIVDPDTPKESPQPNYIGPADRKAIADWVKAGGVLVLMANDTANCEIPHFNELASQFGIRFTNKSRNMVQGTKFEQGTVNIAPGNPVFPTTRVTYLKELATLAVQPPARAIVSAESDVIMAVATYGKGTVFAVGDPWIYNEYVDGRRVAAPFQNALAAQELTDWLLAQVRRPTALSRTPKP; encoded by the coding sequence ATGCGACTCCTCCCTTTTCTGCTCCTGCTCACTACCACTCTCCACGCGCAGCAACCGCCTTACTCGCAGCGCATGGCCGATTCGTTTATGCGCTGGCATCCCGACTCCATCGTGGTGGGCAACCTGAAAGCGACCCGCTGGGATTATGAGCAGGGGCTGATGCTGCTGGCCCTGCAACGAGTCTGGGAACGCACCGCCGACGCCCGGTACGTCAACTACATCGTTCACGACCTCGATCTGTTTGTGGGAGCTAAAGGGCAGATCAAAACCTACCGCCCCGACGACTACAACCTTGACAACCTGACGCCCGGCCGGGTGCTGCTCATGCTGGCCCGGCAAAGCCTGCCGGGGCGCGAAAAATACCAGCTGGCCGCCCAGACCCTTCGTCAGCAACTGGCCGTCCAGCCACGTACCCAGGCCGGTGGTTTCTGGCACAAACAGCGCTACCCCAACCAGATGTGGCTCGACGGCTTGTACATGGCCGAGCCTTTCTACGCCGAGTACAGCCAGCTGTACGGCGAAACGGCCAATTTCGACGACATCGGCAAGCAGTTCGCCCTGATTGAGCAACACCTCGTCGATCCCAAAACGGGCCTGCTCTACCACGGCTACGACGAAAGCCGGCAACAGAAGTGGGCCAACCCGCAAACGGGTCAGTCGCCCAACATATGGGGTCGGGCGATGGGCTGGTACGCGATGGCGCTCGTCGACGTGCTCGACTACGTACCTGCCAGCCACCCGCAACACGCCAAACTGGTGCGCTACCTGCAACGGCTGGCCCCCGTGCTGGCCAAGTACCAGGACCCAAAATCGGGCGTCTGGTATCAGATCATCGACCAGGGCACCCGCGCCGGTAACTACCTCGAAGCGTCGGCCTCGTGCATGTTCGTGTATGCGCTGGCCAAAGCCGCCCGCCTGGGGTACATCGCGCCGACCTTTGCTCAAAATGCCCGCACCGGGTACACGGGTATCCTGAAAACCTTCGTCGCTACCGAACCGGACGGCACGCTGAGCCTCAACGGCACGGTCAGTGTCGGGGGCCTCGGCGGAAGTCCTTATCGCGACGGCAGCTACGACTATTACCTGAGCGAACCCATCCGCAAGAACGACCTGAAAGGCGTCGGGCCTTTCATCCTGGCAAGCCTGGAGGTGGAGCTGTTGCCCAGCCTGCGCATCGGTAGTGGCAAAACCGTCGGGGTCGACACCTATTTCAATCACGAGTTGCGGGCCAACGTGCTGGCGGCCAACCGCCCTGCAACCAACACGACCCTGCCGGAACGCGAGCCCTACCACTACACCTGGGAGGATCGCATGCACTCGGGTTTCTGGTGGTGGGGTAACCTGTTCCGGGATCGCGGAGCCAAAACGGTGTCGGTAAACGCGCCGACGGCCCAAAGCCTGGCGGGTATTGATGTGTACATCATCGTCGACCCCGACACGCCCAAAGAATCGCCGCAGCCCAACTACATCGGCCCCGCCGACCGCAAGGCCATTGCCGACTGGGTAAAGGCGGGTGGCGTCCTGGTGCTGATGGCCAACGACACGGCCAACTGCGAGATCCCGCATTTCAACGAACTGGCGAGCCAGTTTGGCATCCGGTTCACCAACAAAAGTCGCAACATGGTGCAGGGAACGAAGTTTGAGCAGGGCACCGTCAACATTGCACCGGGCAATCCGGTCTTCCCCACCACCCGCGTCACGTACCTGAAAGAGTTGGCCACGCTGGCCGTGCAGCCCCCCGCCCGCGCCATCGTATCGGCCGAATCGGATGTGATTATGGCGGTGGCAACGTACGGCAAAGGCACCGTTTTTGCCGTTGGCGATCCCTGGATTTACAACGAATATGTCGACGGGCGGCGCGTGGCGGCCCCTTTCCAGAATGCCCTGGCCGCGCAGGAACTGACCGACTGGCTGCTCGCTCAGGTACGTCGGCCAACCGCCTTATCACGTACTCCAAAACCCTAA
- a CDS encoding nuclear transport factor 2 family protein, protein MRHFMLTAALIGLTASASLAQRTQAGIAKAVEQLRLALIDPTEARLTALVADSLSYGHSSGKVEDKAEFMRALLSNDSDFKTINVTDQTITLVDQVAMVRHVLQAETVNKGTPGTANLSVLLVWVYQRGSWKLLARQAVKRA, encoded by the coding sequence ATGCGTCACTTTATGCTAACCGCTGCCCTGATTGGGCTGACGGCATCGGCCTCCCTGGCCCAACGTACCCAGGCGGGTATAGCCAAAGCCGTCGAGCAACTTCGGCTGGCGCTCATCGACCCCACCGAAGCCCGCCTCACGGCCTTAGTTGCCGATTCACTGAGCTACGGCCATTCGAGTGGCAAGGTCGAAGACAAAGCCGAGTTTATGCGGGCGCTGCTCAGCAACGACTCTGATTTCAAGACCATCAACGTAACCGACCAGACCATCACGCTGGTCGATCAGGTAGCGATGGTGCGGCACGTCTTGCAGGCCGAAACCGTCAACAAAGGCACGCCCGGCACCGCCAACCTGTCGGTGTTGCTCGTCTGGGTCTATCAGCGCGGCAGTTGGAAACTCCTCGCCCGGCAGGCTGTCAAGCGAGCCTAG
- a CDS encoding AAA family ATPase, translating to MPDPLKICLYGPESVGKTTLAQQLADHYHTVYVPEVARDLILSGDLTNVELNSSDYARIAVAQTEAVTRALPLANRVLICDTDLITTQLYADVYGVAHPPILTELAAKEQFDAYFLLNTDVPWVADGLRDLGDRREEMYHLFEQALTRRGIHYVVVSGRVYAARKQQVIDAIDALLGEKKEQTAST from the coding sequence ATGCCCGACCCCCTAAAAATTTGCCTTTACGGCCCCGAAAGCGTTGGTAAGACCACGTTGGCCCAGCAGCTGGCCGACCATTACCACACGGTATACGTACCTGAAGTCGCCCGCGATCTGATTCTGTCGGGCGACCTGACGAACGTAGAACTGAACAGCAGCGACTACGCCCGCATTGCCGTCGCGCAGACCGAGGCCGTAACGCGCGCCCTGCCCCTGGCCAACCGGGTGCTGATCTGCGATACCGACCTGATTACCACGCAGCTGTACGCCGATGTCTACGGCGTAGCGCATCCGCCCATCTTGACCGAACTGGCCGCGAAGGAGCAGTTCGATGCGTATTTTCTGCTCAATACCGACGTACCCTGGGTCGCCGACGGCCTCCGCGATCTGGGCGATCGCCGCGAGGAAATGTACCATTTATTCGAGCAGGCCCTGACCCGGCGCGGCATCCACTACGTCGTGGTGTCGGGCCGCGTGTATGCCGCCCGGAAACAGCAGGTTATCGACGCGATTGATGCGCTATTGGGCGAGAAAAAGGAACAGACCGCCAGCACTTAA
- a CDS encoding pseudouridine synthase: MHVLIYKPYLMLSQFSPEGENQTLADLPFAFAKDVYPVGRLDADSEGLLLLTSDKRINHRLLDPRFAHERTYYVQVDGAITDEALRQLAEGVTISVDGKAHRTRPAIAQRLTDEPDLPPRNPPIRFRANIPTSWIALTLTEGKNRQVRRMTAAVGFPTLRLVRWSIGPLTAAGMQPGEVRLLDNDDITQLLSTPMGAQAGATPHARPPKNLPLRPRKRW; encoded by the coding sequence ATGCACGTTCTGATCTACAAACCGTACCTGATGCTCTCGCAGTTTTCGCCGGAAGGCGAAAACCAAACGCTGGCGGATCTGCCGTTCGCCTTCGCGAAAGACGTATATCCGGTGGGGCGGCTCGACGCGGATAGTGAAGGGCTGTTGCTGCTGACGAGCGACAAACGCATCAACCACCGCCTGCTCGACCCCCGGTTTGCCCACGAACGGACCTACTACGTGCAAGTCGACGGAGCCATCACCGACGAGGCGCTGCGTCAGCTGGCCGAGGGGGTCACGATCAGCGTGGATGGGAAAGCGCACCGCACCCGCCCGGCCATCGCCCAACGCCTCACCGACGAGCCCGATCTGCCGCCCCGTAACCCGCCCATCCGCTTCCGGGCCAACATCCCGACTTCCTGGATCGCCCTGACGCTGACCGAGGGGAAAAATCGGCAGGTCCGTCGGATGACGGCCGCCGTGGGGTTCCCGACGTTGCGGCTGGTGCGCTGGTCCATTGGGCCCCTGACGGCGGCGGGGATGCAGCCCGGCGAGGTACGTTTGCTCGATAACGACGATATTACGCAACTGCTGAGTACGCCGATGGGTGCTCAGGCTGGCGCCACCCCTCATGCCCGACCCCCTAAAAATTTGCCTTTACGGCCCCGAAAGCGTTGGTAA
- a CDS encoding exodeoxyribonuclease III, with translation MRLLTYNVNGIRAAIKNGLIDWLQQHPTDVLCFQEVKATHDVVDLALFEALGYTYHWHAAEKKGYSGVATFSKRPADYAVLGCGLAHYDCEGRILRTDFDDITVLNCYFPSGTTGELRQGVKMQFLAEFFDYVQDLRQSRPNLIVVGDYNIAHTERDIHDPARNKNTTGFLPEERAWMDRWFASGFVDAFRTKNPDAVEYSWWSYRAGARANNKGWRIDYISVAESIADRIQAAGHHPEAVHSDHGPVWVAINEIKSERANE, from the coding sequence ATGCGCTTGCTTACCTACAACGTCAATGGCATCCGGGCAGCCATCAAAAACGGCCTGATCGACTGGCTGCAGCAGCACCCGACCGACGTACTCTGTTTTCAGGAGGTGAAGGCCACGCACGACGTGGTCGACCTGGCCCTGTTTGAGGCGCTGGGCTACACCTACCACTGGCACGCGGCCGAGAAAAAAGGGTATTCGGGCGTGGCTACGTTCTCGAAACGCCCCGCCGACTATGCCGTGCTGGGCTGTGGCTTAGCGCATTACGATTGCGAAGGCCGTATCCTGCGCACCGATTTTGACGACATCACGGTGCTGAACTGTTACTTCCCCTCGGGCACGACGGGCGAACTGCGGCAGGGGGTGAAGATGCAGTTTCTGGCCGAGTTTTTCGACTACGTGCAGGACTTGCGGCAGTCGCGCCCCAACCTGATCGTGGTGGGTGATTACAATATCGCCCATACCGAACGCGACATCCACGACCCCGCCCGCAATAAAAATACGACGGGCTTTCTGCCCGAGGAGCGCGCCTGGATGGACCGCTGGTTTGCCAGTGGCTTTGTCGATGCATTTCGGACGAAAAATCCCGATGCCGTTGAATACAGCTGGTGGAGTTACCGGGCCGGGGCGCGGGCCAACAACAAAGGCTGGCGCATCGATTACATCTCCGTCGCTGAGTCCATCGCCGACCGCATTCAGGCGGCCGGTCACCACCCCGAAGCTGTCCACTCCGACCACGGCCCGGTTTGGGTAGCGATCAATGAGATAAAGAGTGAAAGAGCGAATGAGTGA
- a CDS encoding peptidylprolyl isomerase: MRNSLVHSVRLTGPALLLLLAAACKTSAPVATTAPPPVPAKPAVLTLGGTKAFSSDEFFDSFTKNQLSADSSQRTDIRGYLDLYTNLKLKVLAAEKQGRDTTEAFREEMATYRKQLAQSYLTDKTLVDQLTAEAYQRMQQEVNASHILIGVAEDAEPADTLAAYQQALSVRERLQNGESFEALARQVSKDPSAKQNSGNLGYFTAFQTVYPLETAAYTQSPGTLSTPIRTRFGYHILRVNDRRPSRGKVQVAHILVRLSPTAEPQGAAAAKTRIDEAYAKLQAGESFETVARTYSDDTQSKGAGGKLPAFATGQNVPAFEEAAFALTTPGSYSTPFKTNYGWHIVKLIGRQPMESFTELAPAIRQKVVTDSRADVLRQATLARLSREYKVIENEPVKDAALAKGDSSLFMGKWRAGKFLDDPFTTQPLLTIDNQAIPARKFFDYVEQKQSARMEPSGPPRGLMRRFYNRFKGDQLIAAEEANLDRKYPEFRALLNEVRDGVLLSQVMEEQVWERSMADSLGQKDFYEKNRAKYQYPERAVATIIDAADEKLLAEAKARLATSPYTLKRSAPGLQFSSNQTTLSTEGDEVLYEVMVTMVKNPAYVVEVTASRDASESDTVSTARLRRVVNYLTKNGVQLARITEKDVQAFRPNANGAAARRVTFTYGSTSKQDVARVLSSQQPNAVVITEGIFAKGQNKLVDELPWQKGTSTFTANNRVVQVTISRIDAPRPRTFAEARGAVINDYQAFLEQQFIANLRQKYPVQVNEDELKRLVK; this comes from the coding sequence TTGCGTAATTCACTCGTTCATTCCGTCCGGCTTACTGGCCCCGCCCTGCTGTTGTTGCTGGCAGCGGCCTGTAAAACGTCGGCACCCGTCGCGACTACGGCTCCGCCGCCAGTACCCGCCAAACCGGCCGTGCTGACGCTGGGCGGCACCAAAGCCTTTTCGAGCGACGAGTTTTTCGATTCCTTCACGAAAAATCAGCTCTCGGCCGATTCGTCGCAGCGCACCGATATTCGTGGTTACCTCGATCTGTATACCAACCTGAAGCTGAAAGTGCTGGCTGCCGAAAAGCAGGGGCGCGACACCACCGAGGCGTTTCGGGAAGAGATGGCGACCTACCGCAAGCAGTTGGCCCAATCGTACCTGACCGACAAAACACTGGTCGATCAGCTCACGGCCGAAGCCTACCAGCGGATGCAGCAGGAAGTCAATGCCTCGCACATCCTGATTGGCGTGGCGGAAGATGCCGAACCGGCCGATACACTCGCGGCCTATCAGCAGGCCCTCTCGGTGCGGGAGCGGCTTCAGAACGGCGAATCGTTCGAGGCGCTGGCCCGGCAGGTATCGAAAGACCCGTCGGCGAAGCAGAACAGCGGCAACCTGGGTTATTTTACGGCCTTCCAAACGGTGTATCCGCTCGAAACGGCGGCCTACACGCAATCGCCGGGTACGTTGTCGACGCCCATCCGTACCCGGTTTGGCTACCACATTCTGCGGGTCAACGACCGCCGCCCGTCGCGCGGAAAAGTGCAGGTGGCTCACATTCTGGTGCGGCTCTCGCCCACGGCCGAGCCGCAGGGGGCCGCTGCCGCCAAAACCCGCATCGACGAAGCCTACGCCAAGTTGCAGGCCGGTGAGTCGTTTGAAACGGTTGCCCGCACCTACTCCGACGATACGCAGAGCAAAGGCGCGGGCGGTAAGCTGCCGGCTTTTGCCACCGGGCAGAATGTACCGGCCTTTGAAGAGGCCGCTTTTGCGCTCACCACGCCGGGCAGCTACAGCACTCCGTTCAAGACTAATTACGGCTGGCATATCGTGAAACTCATTGGCCGCCAACCGATGGAATCGTTCACCGAACTGGCCCCCGCCATCCGGCAGAAAGTTGTCACCGACTCCCGCGCCGACGTGCTCCGGCAGGCCACGCTGGCGCGCCTGAGCCGCGAGTACAAGGTGATCGAAAACGAACCGGTCAAAGACGCTGCCCTGGCCAAAGGCGATTCGAGCCTGTTTATGGGCAAATGGCGGGCGGGCAAATTCCTCGACGACCCCTTTACGACCCAGCCCCTGCTGACGATCGACAATCAGGCGATTCCGGCCCGGAAATTCTTCGATTATGTGGAGCAGAAGCAGTCGGCCCGGATGGAGCCGAGCGGTCCGCCGCGGGGCCTCATGCGCCGGTTCTACAACCGCTTCAAAGGTGATCAGCTGATCGCCGCCGAAGAAGCGAATCTGGACCGAAAATACCCTGAATTCCGCGCCCTGCTCAACGAGGTGCGCGATGGCGTGCTGCTGTCGCAGGTGATGGAAGAACAGGTCTGGGAACGGTCGATGGCCGATTCGCTGGGGCAGAAAGACTTTTACGAGAAAAACCGGGCGAAGTACCAGTATCCGGAACGGGCCGTGGCGACCATCATCGACGCCGCCGACGAGAAGCTACTGGCCGAAGCCAAAGCCCGGCTGGCCACCAGCCCCTACACCCTGAAACGGTCGGCACCCGGTCTGCAATTCAGTTCCAACCAGACAACCCTCTCGACGGAAGGCGACGAAGTGCTGTATGAGGTGATGGTGACGATGGTCAAGAATCCGGCCTACGTGGTGGAAGTGACGGCCTCGCGCGACGCCTCGGAAAGCGACACGGTCTCGACGGCCCGGCTGCGGAGGGTGGTAAACTACCTCACGAAAAACGGCGTTCAGTTAGCACGGATCACCGAAAAAGATGTGCAGGCGTTTCGACCCAATGCCAACGGTGCCGCCGCCCGGCGGGTCACGTTTACGTATGGCAGTACGTCGAAGCAGGACGTGGCGCGGGTGCTGAGCAGTCAGCAGCCCAACGCCGTCGTGATCACCGAAGGCATTTTCGCCAAAGGTCAGAATAAATTGGTCGATGAATTGCCCTGGCAGAAAGGTACCAGCACGTTTACGGCTAATAACCGGGTGGTGCAGGTGACCATCAGCCGGATCGATGCCCCCCGCCCGCGCACCTTTGCCGAAGCCCGAGGCGCCGTTATTAACGATTACCAGGCGTTTTTAGAGCAGCAGTTTATCGCCAATCTGCGCCAGAAATACCCCGTTCAGGTGAACGAGGACGAGTTAAAGCGACTAGTAAAGTAA